In one Pseudodesulfovibrio tunisiensis genomic region, the following are encoded:
- a CDS encoding ribose-phosphate diphosphokinase, whose product MHGELKIISGSANPKLAEAICEHLGCKLSPVLRERFSDGEIRIEIGENVRGDDVFIVQPTCSPGNFHLMELCLMLDALKRASAARVTAVVPYYGYARQDRKVVPRAPISAKLVADLLSTAGMQRMVTIDLHAGQIQGFFNCPVDNLFAAPVLLEHLRNMDEDMVIISPDAGGVERARAFAKRLGATLAIVDKRRDAPNQAQAMHIIGDVRDKKAVVIDDMIDTGGTLCAAANVIMDNGASDVIACATHPVLSGPAIQRLEESVFSEIVVTDTIPLTDSKKCCKKIKQMSVASLLAKAINNVHTESSVSVLFV is encoded by the coding sequence ATGCACGGCGAGCTCAAAATCATCAGCGGCTCAGCAAATCCGAAATTGGCGGAAGCCATCTGCGAACATCTGGGCTGCAAGCTCTCCCCGGTGCTCCGCGAGCGCTTCAGCGATGGGGAAATCCGTATCGAAATCGGGGAAAACGTTCGCGGCGACGATGTGTTCATCGTTCAGCCCACCTGCTCCCCGGGCAATTTTCACCTCATGGAGCTCTGCCTGATGCTGGACGCGCTCAAACGCGCCAGCGCTGCCAGAGTCACTGCCGTGGTTCCCTATTACGGCTACGCCCGCCAGGACCGCAAGGTAGTTCCCCGCGCTCCCATCAGCGCCAAGCTCGTCGCCGACCTTCTGTCCACCGCCGGCATGCAGCGCATGGTCACCATCGACCTGCACGCCGGTCAGATTCAGGGCTTCTTCAACTGTCCGGTGGACAACCTGTTCGCAGCTCCGGTCCTGCTGGAACACCTGCGCAACATGGATGAGGACATGGTCATCATTTCCCCGGACGCCGGCGGCGTGGAACGCGCCCGTGCGTTCGCCAAGCGCCTCGGCGCCACCCTGGCCATCGTGGACAAGCGCCGCGATGCGCCCAATCAGGCTCAGGCCATGCACATCATCGGTGATGTCCGCGACAAGAAGGCCGTGGTCATCGACGACATGATCGACACCGGCGGCACCCTGTGTGCGGCGGCCAACGTGATCATGGACAACGGTGCCAGCGACGTCATCGCCTGCGCCACGCACCCCGTGCTTTCCGGCCCGGCCATCCAGCGCCTCGAAGAGTCCGTGTTCTCGGAGATCGTGGTCACCGACACCATCCCCCTGACCGACAGCAAGAAGTGCTGCAAGAAGATCAAGCAGATGAGCGTGGCCTCCCTGCTTGCCAAAGCCATCAACAATGTGCACACCGAATCCTCGGTGAGCGTTCTATTCGTATAA
- the glnH gene encoding glutamine ABC transporter substrate-binding protein GlnH has protein sequence MKRIISICIAFALALSMVGTAFADKLVVGTDTNFPPFEFKDPATGKHTGFDVQLWDAIAKEIGVEYELQPMAFKGIVPGLQSAQLDVGIAGMSITDKRKEVIDFSDGYYDSGLLLLVRADNTDIKGVESLDGKIVATKQGTTSVEYLKKHANPAETKLFPNDNAMFMELLTGGVDAVMFDKPVVESFLSKRGKGKVKTAGPLYAGQPYGMGFPKGSELAAKVNAALKTLKDNGSYAKLYKKWFGVDPS, from the coding sequence ATGAAACGGATCATTTCCATCTGCATCGCCTTTGCGCTTGCGCTGTCCATGGTCGGCACCGCCTTTGCGGACAAACTGGTCGTGGGCACCGACACCAACTTCCCCCCGTTCGAATTCAAGGATCCGGCAACCGGCAAGCACACCGGCTTCGACGTGCAGCTCTGGGACGCCATTGCCAAGGAAATCGGCGTGGAATACGAACTCCAGCCCATGGCCTTCAAGGGCATCGTTCCCGGTCTCCAGTCCGCACAGCTGGACGTGGGCATTGCCGGCATGTCCATCACGGACAAGCGCAAGGAAGTCATCGACTTCTCCGACGGCTACTATGATTCCGGCCTGCTCCTTCTGGTGCGCGCCGACAATACCGACATCAAGGGTGTGGAAAGCCTGGACGGCAAGATCGTTGCCACCAAGCAGGGTACCACCAGCGTGGAATACCTGAAGAAGCACGCCAATCCCGCCGAAACCAAGCTGTTCCCCAATGACAACGCCATGTTCATGGAACTGCTCACCGGCGGCGTGGATGCGGTCATGTTCGACAAGCCGGTTGTGGAATCCTTCCTGAGCAAGCGCGGCAAGGGCAAGGTCAAGACCGCCGGTCCCCTGTACGCGGGCCAGCCCTACGGCATGGGTTTCCCCAAGGGTTCCGAACTGGCCGCCAAGGTCAACGCGGCCCTGAAGACCCTCAAGGACAACGGCTCCTACGCCAAGCTCTACAAGAAGTGGTTCGGCGTCGATCCCAGCTAG
- a CDS encoding multiheme c-type cytochrome — protein MRIRHLVLTAMVAALALMAGAAWAQNFPKQREFRLERGMPPQALACIKCHQQETAGIFADWAMSRHAAANITCLDCHQAQPGDQDVATGHEQYYSRGDLPMGEKQYFVPIAAVVTPKDCSRCHPDETKQYAKSKHANTIEIMWKLDPWLNNGMNSDNERKTGCYYCHGTVLKIKDGKLDSSTWPNVGVGRLNLDGSLGSCTSCHTRHRFSVMEARKPETCGQCHLGPDHPQIEIYFESKHGDIYQAFKQDYNWNAAPGTWTPGVDYRSPTCASCHMSGSGKVITTHDVTERISWETQAPLTVRPQDFKPFPAQTDWKVERDKMKAICFQCHGTAWVDGFYDDFDKAVEEYNEVYFKPAKKTLDELYSKGLLDKEKFFDEGLEVEFYELWHHEGRRARMGAMMMAPDYAWWHGFYECKNRFNRFMEEAHHLIETNTKAYKYPNFPNATGDTTRPPEIFGKK, from the coding sequence ATGAGGATTCGACATTTGGTGCTGACCGCGATGGTCGCGGCTCTGGCGCTCATGGCCGGTGCGGCATGGGCTCAGAATTTTCCCAAACAGCGGGAGTTTCGCCTGGAACGCGGCATGCCGCCTCAGGCCTTGGCCTGCATAAAATGTCATCAGCAGGAAACTGCCGGCATTTTTGCGGATTGGGCCATGAGTCGCCATGCTGCGGCCAACATAACCTGTCTGGACTGTCATCAGGCCCAGCCCGGGGATCAGGATGTCGCCACAGGACATGAACAGTACTATTCCCGGGGCGATCTGCCCATGGGCGAAAAGCAGTATTTCGTGCCCATCGCTGCCGTGGTCACGCCCAAGGACTGTTCCCGCTGTCATCCGGACGAGACCAAGCAGTACGCCAAAAGCAAGCATGCCAATACCATCGAGATCATGTGGAAGCTCGATCCATGGCTGAACAACGGCATGAATTCCGACAACGAGCGCAAGACCGGCTGCTACTACTGTCATGGCACCGTGCTCAAGATCAAGGACGGCAAGCTGGATTCCTCGACATGGCCCAATGTGGGCGTGGGGCGGCTCAATCTGGACGGCAGTCTGGGAAGCTGCACAAGCTGCCACACCCGGCACCGTTTCTCGGTAATGGAGGCGCGCAAGCCCGAGACCTGTGGCCAGTGTCATCTCGGCCCGGATCATCCGCAGATCGAAATCTATTTCGAGTCCAAGCACGGCGATATCTATCAGGCCTTCAAGCAGGACTACAACTGGAACGCTGCTCCCGGCACATGGACCCCGGGTGTGGACTACCGTTCCCCGACCTGCGCTTCCTGCCACATGTCCGGTTCGGGCAAGGTGATCACCACGCATGACGTGACCGAGCGCATTTCGTGGGAAACGCAGGCACCGCTCACGGTCAGGCCGCAGGACTTCAAGCCCTTCCCGGCGCAGACCGACTGGAAGGTGGAGCGCGACAAGATGAAGGCCATCTGCTTCCAATGTCACGGTACGGCATGGGTCGATGGTTTCTATGATGATTTCGACAAGGCCGTCGAGGAATACAACGAGGTCTACTTCAAGCCTGCCAAGAAGACACTGGATGAACTGTACAGCAAGGGCTTGCTTGACAAGGAAAAGTTCTTTGACGAGGGCCTTGAGGTCGAGTTCTACGAACTCTGGCACCACGAAGGCCGCCGGGCGCGCATGGGCGCCATGATGATGGCCCCGGACTACGCATGGTGGCACGGTTTCTATGAATGCAAGAACCGCTTCAACCGATTCATGGAAGAAGCGCACCATCTCATCGAAACCAATACCAAGGCATACAAGTATCCCAACTTCCCCAATGCCACGGGTGATACCACCCGCCCACCCGAAATATTCGGGAAAAAGTAG
- the ispE gene encoding 4-(cytidine 5'-diphospho)-2-C-methyl-D-erythritol kinase, whose amino-acid sequence MQTHILAAPAKINLHLRIRGLRPDGYHELRTLFMPLTAPADVIRIEPGVDRDFHLRCPGFPELENADNLIHRAWTAFGEATGFRPGLFVTVDKRIPMGGGLGGGSSDCAAMLAWLNENAEERALSPERLNRLAASLGADVPFFLYGKPAWAEGIGEKLAPADVDLNGMTLVLACPDIHVNTGEAFRKWDAVHSKSDCGEPLTTVDSGTKCPTPVLPAHLVNDFETVVMEMHPRLREIKEKFLLQGAAATVMSGSGASIFALFRNGEKARSSFDALRKSGMDAYIQAI is encoded by the coding sequence ATGCAGACGCACATTCTTGCAGCTCCGGCAAAAATCAACCTGCACCTGCGCATCCGGGGCCTACGGCCCGACGGGTACCATGAACTGCGCACCCTGTTCATGCCTCTGACCGCCCCGGCGGACGTGATCAGGATCGAACCCGGCGTGGACAGGGACTTCCATCTGCGCTGCCCGGGATTCCCGGAGCTGGAAAACGCGGACAACCTGATCCACCGGGCATGGACCGCGTTCGGCGAGGCCACGGGATTCCGGCCCGGCCTGTTCGTGACCGTGGACAAGCGCATCCCCATGGGCGGTGGCCTCGGCGGCGGAAGTTCGGACTGCGCCGCGATGCTGGCATGGTTGAACGAGAATGCCGAAGAAAGAGCGCTTTCCCCGGAAAGGCTGAACAGACTGGCCGCATCGCTGGGTGCGGACGTGCCGTTCTTTCTCTACGGCAAGCCGGCATGGGCGGAAGGCATCGGGGAAAAACTCGCTCCGGCAGATGTGGACCTGAACGGCATGACTCTGGTTCTGGCCTGCCCGGACATCCACGTGAACACGGGCGAGGCATTCCGGAAATGGGACGCTGTTCATTCGAAATCCGATTGCGGGGAACCCTTGACAACCGTGGATTCTGGTACTAAATGTCCAACTCCCGTTTTGCCCGCGCATCTGGTCAACGATTTTGAAACCGTGGTCATGGAGATGCATCCAAGACTACGGGAAATCAAAGAAAAATTTCTTCTTCAAGGTGCGGCTGCAACGGTCATGAGCGGCTCCGGTGCAAGTATCTTCGCTCTGTTCAGGAATGGGGAAAAAGCACGGTCCAGCTTTGATGCGTTACGCAAATCAGGGATGGACGCCTATATTCAGGCGATATGA
- a CDS encoding sensor domain-containing diguanylate cyclase yields the protein MKPGHVLFLLAPVLYPATAFASENHPVGWKIWVIPVISVVLLAAGWKYFSTRCRADGALFRSLVEGSLAGVAVIRGDTVVYVNPEMGAIVGYDPDEIIGSSLDRFLHGSNLAMALTNQSLRLSGESLPDLYELSIKHRTGRILRVEVHAGIIQWRGERCSVAYVRDRTERVIMQERLQEAHDELDSIFTNSQVGIMHLKGGRVLAKGNRRLADILGYTSPNEMLGLDMRALHLTEERFHEFGERYFYPLAHGSRIHVEYRLARKDGSPVWCMLSGKAVDSASPADLDRGVIWIVDDISRQKDLEEELRRRASTDPLTGLNNRRRFMERAETEMGRHHRYGHPLSLLMLDLDNFKHINDWFGHETGDRVLVAFAELCATEFREVDVIGRLGGEEFAALLPDTDMPHALSVAERLCRAVQAQEMTYGEMPVKFTVSIGVAEAGRSGESLDSLMRRADLALYRAKGKGKNRVES from the coding sequence ATGAAGCCCGGACATGTCCTGTTTCTTCTCGCCCCGGTTCTGTACCCGGCCACGGCCTTTGCGTCGGAAAACCATCCTGTCGGCTGGAAAATCTGGGTCATTCCCGTCATATCGGTTGTCCTGCTTGCTGCGGGATGGAAATACTTCTCCACCCGATGCAGGGCGGACGGCGCCCTGTTTCGCAGTCTGGTGGAAGGATCGCTTGCCGGAGTTGCCGTCATCCGGGGCGACACTGTGGTCTACGTCAACCCGGAAATGGGCGCGATCGTAGGCTATGATCCGGACGAGATCATCGGCAGCAGCCTTGACCGTTTTCTTCACGGTTCGAATCTGGCAATGGCACTGACCAACCAGTCGCTCCGCCTCTCCGGGGAATCGCTGCCCGACCTCTATGAACTATCCATCAAGCACAGGACGGGCAGAATACTGCGCGTGGAAGTGCATGCCGGGATCATCCAATGGCGTGGCGAGCGGTGTTCCGTAGCCTATGTCCGCGACAGGACCGAACGCGTGATCATGCAGGAACGGCTTCAGGAAGCCCATGACGAACTGGACTCCATCTTCACCAACAGTCAGGTCGGCATCATGCACCTCAAGGGGGGCCGGGTTCTGGCCAAGGGCAACCGCCGCCTTGCCGACATTCTCGGATACACCTCTCCGAATGAAATGCTCGGACTGGACATGCGCGCCCTGCACCTGACCGAAGAACGCTTCCACGAATTCGGGGAACGCTACTTCTACCCGCTGGCCCACGGCAGCCGCATTCACGTGGAATACCGGCTCGCGCGCAAGGACGGCTCCCCGGTGTGGTGCATGCTCTCGGGCAAGGCCGTGGATTCGGCCTCCCCTGCCGATCTGGACAGAGGCGTGATATGGATCGTGGACGACATATCCCGGCAAAAGGACCTGGAGGAGGAACTGCGCAGGCGCGCCTCCACGGATCCGCTGACCGGCCTGAACAACCGCCGCCGTTTCATGGAACGGGCCGAAACGGAAATGGGCCGCCACCACAGGTACGGACATCCGCTGAGCCTGCTCATGCTGGATCTGGACAACTTCAAGCACATCAACGACTGGTTCGGGCACGAAACCGGAGACCGCGTACTCGTCGCCTTTGCCGAACTTTGCGCAACGGAATTCCGGGAAGTGGACGTGATCGGCAGACTCGGCGGCGAGGAATTCGCAGCGCTACTCCCGGACACCGACATGCCGCACGCGCTGTCCGTGGCGGAACGGCTTTGCCGGGCCGTGCAGGCGCAGGAAATGACCTATGGAGAAATGCCCGTGAAGTTCACGGTCAGCATAGGCGTGGCAGAGGCCGGACGCTCCGGGGAATCGCTGGACAGCCTGATGCGCCGGGCCGACCTCGCCTTGTACCGTGCCAAGGGCAAGGGCAAAAATCGCGTGGAATCCTGA
- a CDS encoding amino acid ABC transporter permease has protein sequence MAFDFDPSVMIESLPMLMGGAKLTIILTVGGLFFGFILGAVAGLMKLSRNVFVRKIAGIYVESIRGTPMLVQAMFLYFGVPMALGIRIPAVVAGIIVIAINSGAYIAEIVRGAVQSINTGQSEAGRSIGLNRFQTMRYVIWPQAFRRMIPPLGNQFIISLKDTSLLMIIGVGELLRTGDEIVAVNFRSFEVYLTCGLVYLVMTMSIAKSLKVLEKRLHIAGK, from the coding sequence ATGGCTTTTGATTTCGACCCGTCCGTGATGATCGAGTCCCTGCCCATGCTCATGGGCGGCGCAAAGCTGACCATCATACTGACAGTGGGCGGCCTGTTTTTCGGATTCATCCTCGGCGCGGTGGCCGGGCTGATGAAATTGTCCCGCAACGTGTTTGTCCGCAAGATTGCCGGAATCTACGTGGAGTCCATACGCGGTACCCCGATGCTCGTGCAGGCCATGTTCCTGTACTTCGGCGTGCCCATGGCCCTTGGCATCCGCATCCCGGCTGTTGTCGCGGGCATCATCGTCATCGCTATCAATTCCGGTGCGTACATTGCGGAGATCGTGCGCGGCGCGGTCCAGTCCATAAACACCGGGCAAAGCGAAGCCGGACGCTCCATCGGCCTGAACCGCTTCCAGACCATGCGCTACGTGATCTGGCCCCAGGCCTTCCGCCGCATGATTCCCCCTCTCGGCAACCAGTTCATCATCAGCCTCAAGGACACCTCCCTGCTCATGATCATCGGCGTGGGCGAACTGCTTCGCACCGGCGATGAAATCGTGGCCGTGAACTTCCGTTCCTTCGAGGTCTACCTCACCTGCGGCCTTGTCTATCTCGTCATGACCATGAGCATTGCCAAGAGTCTGAAGGTTCTGGAAAAACGCCTGCACATTGCCGGCAAGTAG
- a CDS encoding DegQ family serine endoprotease: MTRKLSTLTMTLCLALALAAPAMAKQSLPVFTDLAETAGKAVVFISTEKTVQGGPQGFRQQIPEGHPFKDFFDQFERFFGPQPNQQRKMSALGSGFVITPDGYIVTNNHVIQGADKVMVKFQDEDKEYEAEVIGRDPETDLAVVKVKARKELPYLEFGNSDNAKVGEWVVAIGNPYGHSYTVTAGIISAKHRFLGAGPFDNFLQTDASINPGNSGGPLLNLDGEVIGINTAIDPRAQNIGFAIPSNLASKVIDQLKQGKSVKRGWLGVTIQPVSENDAKALGLDKPYGALINSVVKDQPADKAGLRQGDVIIGVNGETVESNSDLLRKIANMPPGHKAKLTLWRSGKEITRTVTLGERGENTMASAKPGQTKPATELGMTLRPVTNDREAQALGLNEPKGLLVTGVIPDSVAGAEGIRQGDVIIQANQTDVNSVAELKSQIDRARKRGAILLLVKRQGQNSFIALPLEKK, translated from the coding sequence ATGACCCGCAAACTTTCAACCCTGACCATGACCCTCTGTCTTGCCCTGGCTCTGGCCGCCCCGGCCATGGCCAAACAGTCCCTGCCGGTCTTTACGGACCTGGCCGAGACAGCAGGAAAGGCCGTGGTCTTCATCAGCACGGAAAAGACCGTGCAGGGCGGGCCTCAGGGATTCCGACAGCAGATTCCCGAAGGGCACCCGTTCAAGGACTTCTTCGACCAGTTCGAACGTTTCTTCGGACCGCAGCCCAACCAGCAGCGCAAGATGTCTGCGCTGGGTTCCGGCTTCGTGATCACCCCTGACGGCTACATCGTCACCAACAACCACGTCATTCAGGGCGCGGACAAGGTGATGGTCAAATTCCAGGACGAGGACAAGGAATACGAGGCCGAAGTCATCGGCCGCGATCCGGAAACCGATCTGGCCGTGGTCAAGGTCAAGGCCCGCAAGGAACTTCCCTATCTGGAATTCGGCAATTCGGACAACGCCAAGGTCGGTGAATGGGTGGTGGCCATCGGCAATCCCTACGGCCACAGCTACACCGTGACCGCAGGCATCATCAGCGCCAAGCACAGATTCCTCGGTGCAGGCCCGTTCGACAACTTCCTCCAGACCGACGCGAGCATCAACCCGGGCAACTCGGGCGGCCCGCTCCTGAATCTCGATGGCGAAGTCATCGGCATCAATACGGCCATCGACCCGCGCGCACAGAACATCGGATTCGCCATCCCGAGCAACCTTGCCAGCAAGGTCATCGACCAGCTCAAGCAGGGCAAGAGCGTGAAACGCGGCTGGCTCGGCGTGACCATCCAGCCCGTGAGCGAAAACGACGCCAAGGCCCTTGGTCTGGACAAGCCCTACGGCGCGCTGATCAATTCCGTGGTCAAGGACCAGCCTGCAGACAAGGCCGGACTGCGTCAGGGCGACGTGATCATCGGAGTGAACGGCGAGACTGTTGAAAGCAACAGTGACCTGCTCCGCAAGATTGCGAACATGCCCCCGGGCCACAAGGCCAAGCTCACCCTGTGGCGCAGCGGCAAGGAAATCACGCGTACCGTCACTCTGGGCGAACGTGGTGAAAACACCATGGCTTCGGCCAAGCCCGGACAGACCAAACCCGCCACGGAGCTGGGCATGACGCTCCGCCCCGTGACCAATGACCGCGAAGCGCAGGCTCTGGGGCTGAACGAGCCCAAGGGACTGCTCGTGACCGGAGTGATCCCGGATTCCGTTGCCGGAGCCGAAGGCATCCGTCAGGGCGACGTGATCATTCAGGCCAACCAGACGGACGTGAATTCCGTGGCCGAACTCAAAAGCCAGATCGACAGGGCTCGCAAGCGCGGCGCCATCCTGCTTCTGGTCAAACGTCAAGGACAGAACAGCTTCATCGCGCTGCCTCTGGAAAAGAAATAG
- a CDS encoding amino acid ABC transporter ATP-binding protein encodes MIRIEKLHKSYGDLKVLKGIDLNVKQGEVVCVIGPSGSGKSTMLRCINKLEDPTAGRILVDGFDIMDPKTDINMVRTEATMVFQQFNLFPHMTVLDNVTLGPIKVRGMDKPEALRLGMELLSKVGMDAKAGNYPEQLSGGQKQRVAIARALALRPKVILFDEPTSALDPELVGEVLEVMKQLAREGMTMVVVTHEMNFARDVADRVIFIDKGKIQVDADPEAFFANPENPRLRDFLGKVVAH; translated from the coding sequence ATGATCAGGATAGAAAAACTCCATAAAAGTTACGGGGACCTCAAGGTCCTCAAGGGCATCGACCTGAATGTCAAGCAGGGCGAAGTGGTCTGCGTCATCGGCCCGTCCGGGTCGGGCAAGTCCACCATGCTTCGATGCATCAACAAGCTCGAAGATCCCACTGCCGGACGCATTCTGGTGGATGGGTTCGACATCATGGACCCCAAGACCGACATCAACATGGTCCGCACCGAGGCCACCATGGTCTTTCAGCAGTTCAACCTGTTCCCGCACATGACCGTACTGGACAATGTCACGCTTGGCCCCATCAAGGTCCGCGGCATGGACAAGCCCGAAGCCTTGCGCCTCGGCATGGAACTGCTCTCCAAGGTCGGCATGGACGCCAAGGCCGGGAACTACCCGGAACAGCTCTCCGGCGGCCAGAAACAGCGCGTGGCCATTGCCCGCGCCCTTGCCCTGCGCCCCAAGGTCATCCTGTTCGACGAACCCACGTCCGCCCTCGACCCGGAACTCGTCGGCGAAGTGCTCGAAGTCATGAAGCAACTCGCCCGCGAAGGCATGACCATGGTCGTCGTCACCCACGAAATGAACTTCGCCCGCGATGTGGCCGACCGCGTCATCTTCATCGACAAGGGCAAGATTCAGGTGGACGCCGATCCGGAAGCCTTTTTCGCCAACCCGGAAAACCCGCGGCTCCGCGATTTTCTCGGCAAGGTGGTCGCGCACTAG
- a CDS encoding NapC/NirT family cytochrome c encodes MKSLFLVAVGVLIAFPLFSMTYYTMVRTSTPEFCSSCHEIRPAYLAWMASTHVNNGQGIVADCMDCHLPAPHDTYDFFYSKTFHGIKDVVAHFTGGAETYDRAVMRQRVYDTLDNSQCMKCHRNILHLPGKRGAMLAHRQVLYPRPGYEYRCTDCHRNLVHVDRGYYNYKQFAPPYQATGL; translated from the coding sequence ATGAAATCCCTGTTTCTTGTGGCTGTGGGCGTGCTGATCGCGTTTCCGCTGTTCAGCATGACGTATTACACCATGGTGCGTACCTCGACTCCGGAATTCTGCTCCTCGTGCCATGAGATACGTCCGGCCTATCTGGCGTGGATGGCGTCCACGCACGTGAACAACGGGCAGGGCATCGTGGCCGACTGCATGGACTGCCATCTGCCTGCGCCGCACGACACCTACGACTTCTTCTACTCCAAGACCTTTCACGGCATAAAGGACGTGGTCGCCCATTTCACGGGTGGGGCCGAGACCTATGACAGGGCCGTGATGCGTCAGCGCGTCTACGATACGCTGGACAACAGCCAGTGCATGAAATGTCACCGGAACATCCTGCATCTGCCGGGCAAGCGGGGGGCCATGCTTGCCCACAGACAGGTGCTCTATCCCCGGCCGGGGTACGAGTACCGTTGCACGGATTGCCATCGGAATCTCGTCCATGTGGACAGGGGATATTACAATTACAAGCAGTTTGCCCCGCCGTATCAGGCGACCGGGCTGTAA